A single window of Caldisericia bacterium DNA harbors:
- a CDS encoding iron-containing alcohol dehydrogenase → MKFKYFIPTKVYFGKGEVERVGNLSKRFGKKAFIVTGKRSAKESGLLDRVVGLLEKNGILYEIFNETIPNPPVHLVEKGGEKFLSTSSDFIIAIGGGSPMDLSKGIGIYAVYKEIVPFLLGEKKVEKKIPPLIAIPTTSGTGSEVTRYAVLTYEGRKLAVGSEYIFPDIALVDPETTLSMPKELARDTGMDALSHALEGLLSLKSNPVSDTLAYESIKVIFDFLPRSVFHEGDFEAREMMHYASMVAGMVIAEAGTGLVHSMGYPLTMKYGFSHGLANAIIMPYVMKYNIPACYEKMANVVRIISEYSGTDIEDAHILPELLLDMNELLGIPLTLEEAGVDEKDFEKFAREVVDSMEKKPIPRKPEGIDEIIAIYQESFHGLI, encoded by the coding sequence ATGAAATTTAAGTATTTTATACCGACGAAGGTCTATTTTGGGAAAGGAGAGGTTGAAAGGGTTGGAAACTTAAGCAAAAGGTTTGGAAAGAAGGCATTTATTGTAACAGGGAAAAGATCGGCAAAGGAGAGTGGACTTCTGGATAGGGTGGTCGGTCTTTTAGAAAAGAACGGGATTTTATATGAGATTTTTAATGAAACAATTCCCAATCCTCCTGTTCATCTTGTTGAAAAGGGTGGAGAAAAGTTTCTTTCCACTTCATCAGATTTTATAATTGCCATTGGTGGAGGAAGTCCAATGGATCTATCCAAAGGGATAGGAATCTATGCAGTTTATAAGGAGATAGTGCCCTTCCTTCTTGGAGAGAAAAAGGTTGAAAAAAAGATTCCTCCACTTATAGCAATTCCAACCACCTCTGGCACAGGTTCTGAGGTTACAAGATACGCAGTTTTAACATATGAGGGAAGAAAGCTTGCAGTTGGGTCAGAATACATATTTCCAGATATTGCCCTTGTTGATCCAGAAACTACTTTATCCATGCCTAAGGAACTTGCAAGGGACACAGGGATGGATGCTCTCTCCCATGCACTTGAGGGTCTACTCTCCCTTAAATCAAACCCGGTGAGCGATACTCTTGCCTATGAATCCATAAAGGTGATCTTTGACTTTCTCCCAAGAAGTGTTTTCCATGAAGGAGATTTTGAGGCAAGGGAAATGATGCACTACGCTTCAATGGTGGCTGGAATGGTTATTGCAGAGGCTGGAACAGGACTTGTTCACTCAATGGGTTATCCATTAACAATGAAGTATGGTTTCTCTCATGGTCTTGCCAATGCCATTATCATGCCATATGTGATGAAATATAATATACCTGCCTGTTATGAGAAGATGGCAAATGTTGTAAGGATAATATCTGAGTATTCTGGTACAGACATTGAGGATGCCCACATTCTTCCAGAACTTTTACTTGATATGAATGAGCTTCTCGGGATTCCACTCACCCTTGAAGAGGCAGGGGTGGATGAAAAGGATTTTGAGAAGTTTGCAAGAGAGGTTGTGGATAGTATGGAGAAAAAACCAATACCAAGAAAACCTGAAGGGATTGATGAGATTATCGCCATTTATCAGGAAAGTTTTCATGGGTTAATATAA
- a CDS encoding ABC transporter permease subunit: protein MRKSKGITPLDVLGFVVVFAIFYFLIRGRAIYGVVPARGETILSLKLLPLYALYSVGRVFIAFILSFIFALIYGYIAAKNRFLEVFLIPLLDVLQSIPVLSFLPPVLFFMVSLFHGSRVGLELGSIILIFTGQVWNLVFSFYNSLKTIPRELDEAAKLSRLNFWQRFTRLELPHAAIGLIWNSMLSVAGGWFFLMACETFTLLNKKFSLPGLGSFLAKSAESGNIKMTIWGIVTLALVIVLIDQLLWRPLIAWSTKFKMEEKGEEEIHSAILNLYRRSKILEFISSKLIVPLNEKIERFFDEIERRRESFTMELIKKLISYIFSGLIFLLIIVGAKGLFSILAKVSISDWIEIVKGGFFTLLRVVAAVSIGYLWTIPVGVKIGMNPKISKVAQPVVQIIASIPATAIFPILLMFLIKIGGGLSFASILLMLLSTQWYILFNVMGGASGIPKNFVEAGKIFRIKGVHWWRIIVIPSIFPFLVTGGITAWGAAFNASIVSEYVKFSGKTFMIPGLGAIITSATERGDMPLLTSATLFMALIVVIFNRLFWRRMYKLSEEKFHVE from the coding sequence GTGAGGAAAAGTAAGGGAATAACTCCCCTTGATGTTCTTGGGTTTGTAGTAGTATTTGCAATCTTCTACTTCCTCATTAGAGGAAGGGCTATATATGGAGTTGTTCCTGCGAGGGGAGAGACGATACTTTCTCTCAAACTCCTCCCCCTGTATGCTCTTTACTCTGTTGGAAGAGTTTTTATAGCATTCATCCTCTCCTTCATCTTTGCCCTCATCTATGGTTATATTGCAGCAAAAAACAGATTCCTTGAAGTTTTTTTAATTCCACTTCTTGATGTCCTCCAGTCTATCCCAGTTCTCTCATTCCTTCCACCAGTTCTCTTCTTCATGGTTTCCCTATTTCATGGATCAAGGGTTGGTCTTGAACTTGGATCGATAATTTTAATCTTCACAGGTCAGGTATGGAATCTTGTTTTCAGTTTCTACAACTCCCTAAAAACCATCCCAAGGGAACTTGATGAGGCAGCGAAACTCTCAAGGCTTAACTTCTGGCAGAGATTTACAAGACTTGAACTTCCCCATGCAGCAATTGGACTTATATGGAATAGCATGCTTTCCGTAGCTGGTGGCTGGTTCTTCCTTATGGCATGTGAGACATTCACCTTGTTAAATAAAAAATTCTCTCTTCCGGGTCTTGGCTCTTTCCTTGCAAAATCTGCAGAATCAGGAAATATAAAGATGACCATATGGGGAATAGTTACCCTTGCCCTCGTTATAGTTTTAATAGACCAGCTTCTATGGAGGCCTCTTATTGCGTGGTCAACGAAGTTTAAAATGGAGGAGAAGGGTGAGGAGGAGATACACTCTGCGATTTTGAATTTATACAGAAGGTCAAAGATACTTGAATTTATTTCATCTAAATTGATTGTCCCATTGAATGAGAAGATAGAACGCTTCTTTGATGAGATTGAGAGGAGAAGGGAAAGTTTCACAATGGAACTCATTAAGAAACTCATCTCTTATATATTTTCAGGTTTAATCTTTCTTCTTATCATTGTTGGAGCAAAGGGCCTCTTTTCAATACTTGCAAAGGTTAGTATAAGTGATTGGATAGAGATAGTTAAAGGAGGATTCTTTACACTTCTTAGAGTTGTTGCTGCCGTTTCCATTGGTTATCTATGGACGATACCTGTTGGAGTTAAGATAGGGATGAATCCAAAGATTTCAAAGGTAGCTCAACCTGTTGTTCAGATAATAGCTTCTATTCCAGCTACAGCAATATTCCCCATCTTACTTATGTTTCTTATAAAGATTGGAGGAGGACTTTCCTTTGCCTCCATACTTCTGATGCTCCTTTCAACCCAGTGGTATATTCTATTCAATGTTATGGGTGGAGCATCAGGAATTCCAAAAAACTTTGTTGAAGCAGGTAAAATATTTAGAATAAAGGGAGTTCACTGGTGGAGGATTATAGTAATTCCCTCCATTTTCCCTTTTCTTGTTACTGGAGGAATAACAGCCTGGGGAGCAGCTTTCAATGCAAGTATTGTCTCCGAGTATGTGAAATTTTCTGGAAAAACATTTATGATTCCTGGGCTTGGAGCAATCATAACTTCTGCCACAGAAAGGGGAGACATGCCTCTCCTTACATCAGCTACTTTGTTTATGGCTCTAATTGTTGTAATATTTAATAGGCTCTTCTGGAGAAGAATGTATAAACTTTCTGAGGAAAAGTTTCATGTGGAGTAA
- a CDS encoding nitrate/sulfonate/bicarbonate ABC transporter ATP-binding protein, with the protein MSLLEVRNIGKKFVMPTGKEIYVLKGVTFSINEGEIVSILGPSGSGKSTLLRIIAGLLKPDEGVVIYRDKVITDVNPGVSMVFQNFALFPWLTVEENVETGLISKNMSKEEKKRRVLKAIDTVGLDGFENAYPKELSGGMKQRVGIARGLVVEPDILLMDEPFSALDVLTAENLKSDILELWIEKRIPTKAILIVTHNIEEAVYLSDRIIIISKDPGMVMEEIKVDIPHWRDKTSTKFLSIVDRVYTILTAGEIEKEREILRISKEIPRIPIARVGAITGFVELISDLGGRVDLFKIGGELYMDIEDLLPLVEASELLGFTRYKQGDIELTEDGKVFSEADVLTKKEIFRKNLLRNVFLIRQILRVLKSKANKRISKEFFLDILERKLSHEEAEKELDILIDWGRYAELFSFDDETDELFLEEEEVANS; encoded by the coding sequence ATGAGTTTGCTTGAGGTAAGGAACATTGGAAAAAAGTTTGTTATGCCCACAGGGAAGGAGATATATGTCCTTAAAGGCGTAACGTTTTCAATAAATGAGGGCGAGATTGTTTCAATACTCGGTCCCTCTGGTTCAGGGAAGTCAACACTACTTAGGATAATTGCAGGACTCCTTAAACCTGATGAGGGGGTTGTTATATACAGAGATAAGGTGATAACAGATGTGAATCCTGGTGTATCCATGGTTTTTCAGAATTTTGCGCTTTTCCCATGGCTTACAGTTGAGGAGAATGTGGAGACTGGTCTTATATCAAAGAACATGAGCAAAGAGGAGAAAAAGAGGAGGGTCTTAAAGGCGATAGACACTGTTGGTCTTGATGGATTTGAAAATGCATATCCAAAGGAACTCTCTGGAGGAATGAAGCAGAGGGTTGGTATAGCGAGAGGGCTTGTGGTTGAGCCAGATATTCTCCTCATGGATGAACCCTTTTCTGCCCTTGATGTTCTAACTGCAGAGAACTTAAAAAGTGATATTTTAGAGCTTTGGATTGAGAAGAGAATTCCAACAAAGGCAATTCTCATAGTAACCCATAATATAGAGGAAGCTGTGTATCTTTCTGACAGGATCATTATAATAAGTAAGGATCCAGGGATGGTGATGGAGGAGATAAAGGTAGATATTCCCCACTGGAGGGATAAAACATCAACAAAGTTTTTATCCATAGTTGATAGAGTTTACACAATACTTACCGCAGGTGAGATAGAAAAGGAGAGGGAGATACTTAGAATCTCAAAAGAGATTCCAAGAATCCCCATAGCAAGAGTTGGTGCAATAACCGGTTTTGTTGAACTAATCTCTGATCTTGGAGGAAGAGTTGACCTCTTTAAGATTGGTGGTGAACTCTACATGGACATAGAGGATCTTCTTCCCCTTGTTGAGGCATCCGAACTTCTTGGATTTACAAGGTATAAACAGGGTGATATAGAACTTACAGAGGATGGGAAAGTTTTTTCAGAGGCAGATGTTCTTACAAAGAAGGAGATATTTAGAAAGAATCTCCTTAGAAATGTTTTTCTTATAAGGCAGATTTTGAGAGTTCTCAAATCCAAGGCAAACAAAAGAATCTCAAAGGAGTTTTTCCTTGACATTCTTGAGAGAAAACTCTCCCATGAAGAGGCAGAGAAGGAGCTGGACATTCTAATTGATTGGGGTAGATATGCAGAACTCTTCTCCTTTGATGATGAAACAGATGAACTTTTCCTTGAAGAGGAGGAGGTAGCAAATTCTTGA